A window from Apium graveolens cultivar Ventura unplaced genomic scaffold, ASM990537v1 ctg3337, whole genome shotgun sequence encodes these proteins:
- the LOC141701098 gene encoding wall-associated receptor kinase-like 20: MVVTFFHISLIFLSFVSALEACPKCGSLDVPYPLSTNENCGDPKYKIYCNNGSLEFLSAKGYYYKILSIDPGSYKLIIRPPSIQNLCQSSDLSLGGLLLNDNSPFSISTRNTVMLFNCSDTILLSPLNCSSNSVCKLFEDKIVEGSGCRNTLCCSFLKDASITSHRIRVRMGGCTAYTSVVELRPDAPFDSWNYGIELQWAPPNHDFNFRGH; the protein is encoded by the coding sequence ATGGTTGTCACATTTTTCCATATTTCTCTCATTTTTTTAAGTTTTGTATCGGCATTAGAAGCTTGCCCGAAATGTGGCAGCTTGGATGTACCATACCCTCTTAGCACTAATGAAAACTGTGGAGACCCTAAATACAAAATTTACTGTAATAATGGCAGTTTAGAGTTCTTGTCAGCTAAAGGATATTACTACAAAATCCTTAGCATAGACCCTGGGTCTTATAAGCTCATTATAAGACCACCCTCAATACAAAATCTGTGTCAGTCTTCTGATCTCTCTCTAGGCGGCTTATTGCTCAATGATAATTCTCCCTTCAGCATATCAACGCGTAACACTGTAATGTTATTCaactgctctgataccattttgcTGTCTCCTTTGAACTGCTCTTCGAACAGCGTTTGTAAGCTGTTTGAAGATAAAATTGTGGAGGGAAGTGGATGCAGAAACACACTTTGTTGTAGTTTCTTGAAAGATGCATCCATAACTTCACATAGAATTCGAGTTAGAATGGGAGGATGTACTGCCTATACTTCAGTAGTGGAACTAAGACCCGACGCCCCCTTTGATTCTTGGAACTATGGCATTGAGTTGCAGTGGGCACCCCCTAACCATGATTTTAATTTCCGTGGCCACTGA
- the LOC141701100 gene encoding single-stranded DNA-binding protein, mitochondrial, producing the protein MSSLALRIAKHLKISVFTKTHFPFVAGSSRLYSSASSDTDNDIDADKVDDFFPQKQELELQGVDPRKGWGFRGVHKAIICGKIGNVPVQKILRNGRTVTIFTVGTGGMFDQRNIGNKDLPKPAQWHRIAVHNDELGAYAVQQLVKNSSVFVEGDIETRVYNDSINGTVKNIPEICVRRDGRIRLIKTGESVSNISLNELREGLF; encoded by the exons ATGAGTTCACTCGCACTAAGAATCGCAAAGCATCTCAAGATTTCAGTTTTCACAAAGACCCACTTTCCATTTG TGGCGGGTAGCTCACGATTGTATTCAAGTGCCTCTTCTGATACTGATAATGACATTGATGCCGATAAAGTTGATGACTTTTTTCCACAAAAGCAAGAGTTAGAACTACAGGGTGTGGATCCTCGAAAAGGTTGGGGCTTTCGTGGCGTTCATAAG GCTATTATATGTGGAAAAATCGGGAATGTTCCTGTTCAGAAGATTTTGAGAAATGGTCGTACTGTTACCATCTTTACTGTTGGGACGGGGGGTATGTTTGATCAAAGAAATATAGGGAATAAAGACTTGCCAAAACCAGCCCAGTGGCATAGAATTGCTGTGCATAATGATGAACTTGGCGCTTATGCAGTCCAACAACTAGTCAAAAA CTCTTCAGTTTTTGTGGAGGGTGATATTGAAACCAGAGTCTATAATGACAGTATCAATGGTACAGTCAAAAATATACCAGAGATTTGTGTGCGACGTGATG GTAGGATTCGCCTCATAAAAACAGGTGAAAGTGTCAGCAATATCTCTTTGAATGAACTGA GAGAAGGGTTGTTCTAG